In Mycobacterium sp. Aquia_216, a genomic segment contains:
- a CDS encoding nitronate monooxygenase, translating into MVLGFWDIAVPIVGAPMSGGPGSPALAAAVSNAGGLGFVPGGYLSAEQFAEDVAAARAATTGPLGVNLLVPQPSVADWVALDFYADELEGVAEHYQVHVGRPEYGHDDDWARKLEVVADLRPELVSFTYGVPSPDVIRRFGALGLLVMVTVTSLYEAGVAVAAGADSLVVQGPDAGGNRATFAPDMDPGSETLHQLIDRIHRAHRDVPLIAAGGLGTAEDVAGVLRRGAVAAQLGTALLLSDEAGTSQAHRTAMQNQLFGKTIVTRAFSGRYARGLENEFIRLFDNVAPLGYPEVNQMTLPIREAATEREDPHGMNLWAGTSFRKAQPGPVADIVASLAPND; encoded by the coding sequence ATGGTACTGGGTTTTTGGGACATCGCGGTGCCGATCGTTGGCGCCCCGATGTCGGGCGGACCCGGCAGCCCGGCGTTGGCGGCGGCGGTGTCCAACGCGGGCGGACTCGGATTCGTCCCCGGTGGGTACTTGAGCGCGGAGCAGTTTGCCGAAGACGTCGCCGCGGCGCGCGCCGCCACCACCGGACCGCTAGGTGTGAACCTGCTTGTGCCGCAACCCAGTGTCGCCGACTGGGTGGCATTGGACTTCTACGCAGACGAGCTGGAAGGCGTCGCCGAGCACTACCAGGTTCACGTCGGCCGGCCCGAGTACGGCCACGACGACGACTGGGCGCGCAAGCTCGAGGTGGTAGCCGACCTCCGCCCGGAGCTGGTGTCCTTCACCTACGGAGTGCCGTCGCCGGATGTGATCCGGCGGTTCGGCGCGCTCGGGCTGTTGGTGATGGTCACGGTGACATCGCTTTACGAGGCGGGGGTGGCCGTCGCCGCCGGTGCGGACAGCCTCGTGGTGCAGGGCCCCGATGCCGGGGGGAACCGCGCCACCTTCGCGCCCGACATGGACCCCGGCAGCGAGACGCTGCACCAGCTGATCGACCGCATCCACCGGGCGCATCGCGACGTCCCGCTGATCGCCGCGGGTGGGCTGGGCACCGCCGAGGATGTCGCGGGCGTGCTGCGCAGGGGAGCGGTGGCCGCACAGCTGGGAACCGCGCTGCTGCTCAGCGACGAAGCCGGCACCAGCCAGGCCCATCGCACTGCCATGCAGAATCAACTCTTCGGAAAGACCATCGTCACGCGCGCGTTCTCGGGCCGGTATGCGCGCGGCCTGGAAAACGAGTTCATTCGTCTCTTCGACAACGTGGCGCCGCTGGGCTATCCCGAGGTCAATCAGATGACGCTGCCGATTCGGGAGGCCGCGACCGAGCGGGAAGATCCGCATGGGATGAACCTCTGGGCGGGAACGTCGTTCCGCAAGGCGCAGCCCGGTCCGGTGGCCGATATCGTCGCGAGCCTCGCGCCCAACGACTAG
- the ald gene encoding alanine dehydrogenase: MRVGIPTETKNNEFRVAITPAGVAELTHRGHEVLVQAGAGEGSAITDMEFKAAGAQVLTSAEQVWGDADLLLKVKEPMAAEYALLRSGQVLFTYLHLAASRACTDALLASGTTSIAYETVQSADGALPLLAPMSEVAGRLSAQVGAYHLMRTQGGRGVLMGGVPGVKPADVVVVGAGTAGYNAARVASGMGASVMVLDLNIDKLRLLDAEFTGRIQTRHSSAYELEGAVKRADLVIGAVLVPGAKAPKLITNSLVAQMKPGAVLVDISIDQGGCFEDSRPTTHDNPTFAVHDTLFYCVANMPSSVPKTSTYALTNATMPYVLRLADQGWQAACRSNPALAKGLSTHEGALLSQRVAADLGLPFTEPAGVLA, translated from the coding sequence ATGCGAGTCGGCATTCCCACCGAGACCAAAAACAACGAGTTCAGGGTGGCCATCACCCCGGCAGGCGTCGCCGAATTGACGCACCGCGGCCACGAGGTGCTCGTCCAGGCCGGCGCCGGTGAAGGGTCGGCGATCACCGACATGGAGTTCAAGGCGGCAGGAGCCCAGGTGCTCACCTCCGCCGAGCAGGTGTGGGGCGACGCCGACCTGCTGCTCAAGGTCAAGGAGCCGATGGCGGCCGAATACGCCCTGTTGCGGTCGGGGCAGGTCCTGTTCACCTACCTGCATCTGGCCGCGTCGCGTGCCTGCACCGACGCGCTATTGGCTTCCGGCACAACGTCGATCGCCTACGAGACCGTCCAGAGCGCCGACGGCGCACTTCCGCTGCTGGCCCCGATGAGCGAGGTCGCCGGCCGGCTGTCCGCTCAAGTCGGGGCGTACCACCTGATGCGGACGCAGGGCGGCCGCGGCGTGCTGATGGGCGGGGTGCCCGGCGTCAAGCCCGCCGACGTCGTGGTCGTCGGCGCCGGCACCGCCGGTTACAACGCGGCCCGGGTGGCCAGCGGCATGGGGGCCAGTGTGATGGTGCTCGATCTCAACATCGACAAGTTGCGATTGCTCGACGCCGAGTTCACCGGGCGCATCCAGACCCGCCACTCGTCGGCCTACGAACTCGAAGGCGCCGTCAAACGCGCCGACCTGGTGATCGGGGCCGTCTTGGTACCCGGTGCCAAAGCGCCGAAGCTGATCACGAATTCTCTTGTTGCACAGATGAAACCGGGCGCGGTGCTGGTGGACATCTCGATCGATCAGGGCGGTTGCTTCGAGGATTCGCGACCCACCACCCACGACAACCCGACGTTCGCGGTGCACGACACGCTGTTCTACTGCGTGGCGAACATGCCCAGCTCGGTACCGAAGACGTCGACGTACGCGCTGACCAACGCGACCATGCCATACGTGCTGCGGCTTGCCGACCAGGGCTGGCAGGCGGCCTGCCGGTCGAATCCCGCTCTGGCCAAAGGCCTCTCGACGCACGAGGGTGCGCTGCTGTCGCAGCGGGTGGCCGCCGACCTGGGCTTGCCGTTTACCGAACCGGCCGGCGTACTGGCCTGA
- a CDS encoding TetR family transcriptional regulator C-terminal domain-containing protein: MNDDGQLLQPEPADLRIWASLIEVATTASMGKQAVTLALIERWHDQIATAIRSLQREGAVDAGLDADRSAAALVAGIQGGAEILLATGDPSYLKAAIDDGIHALRTTRD; encoded by the coding sequence ATGAACGACGACGGCCAGCTGCTTCAGCCCGAGCCCGCGGATTTGCGGATATGGGCGTCACTGATCGAGGTTGCGACGACAGCGTCGATGGGCAAACAGGCTGTCACGTTGGCGCTCATCGAGCGTTGGCACGATCAGATCGCCACCGCTATCCGCAGCTTGCAACGCGAAGGCGCGGTCGACGCCGGGCTCGACGCGGACCGGAGCGCGGCCGCACTGGTCGCCGGAATCCAGGGGGGCGCCGAAATACTCTTGGCCACAGGAGATCCGAGTTATCTGAAGGCCGCAATCGACGACGGCATCCATGCGCTTCGAACCACCCGTGACTAG
- a CDS encoding GNAT family N-acetyltransferase: MKSKDVKIRRAGPSDFEKVAAMHYPVWRQSLAGILEDHVLDVISTPKLWATVKYPEALNQPGWGMWVAEARGRLLGMTVFGPDAANPDDLKIDALYTAEEAKGLGVGVRLLNKAVRSNPSGDVILWCAEENAEARQFYEDNDFQLDDRSLDWVPLPGVRVSHVGYRRRQSAPEG, from the coding sequence GTGAAGTCCAAGGACGTCAAGATCCGTAGAGCCGGACCAAGCGATTTCGAGAAGGTCGCGGCGATGCACTATCCGGTGTGGCGGCAGTCGTTGGCCGGAATCCTGGAGGATCACGTGCTCGACGTGATCTCGACACCGAAATTGTGGGCCACGGTGAAGTACCCGGAGGCGCTGAATCAGCCGGGCTGGGGCATGTGGGTCGCCGAGGCCCGCGGCAGGTTGCTGGGGATGACGGTCTTCGGACCCGACGCTGCCAATCCCGATGACTTGAAAATCGACGCCCTCTATACCGCAGAGGAGGCGAAGGGGCTCGGCGTCGGCGTGCGCCTGCTCAACAAAGCCGTACGCTCGAATCCCTCGGGTGACGTCATCCTATGGTGCGCTGAAGAGAACGCCGAGGCACGACAATTCTACGAAGACAACGACTTTCAACTTGACGACCGCAGCCTCGACTGGGTGCCGCTGCCCGGTGTGCGCGTGTCCCACGTGGGCTATCGACGTCGTCAGTCGGCGCCCGAAGGCTGA
- a CDS encoding PDR/VanB family oxidoreductase, with protein sequence MPVRESIWTSRPADLYGRRDRDRLGTVLWGIRILFDGFTSVSRWEPSRVKPVPRTQTAVVTKRELVAPDVVAVTLADPQGGLLPSWTPGGHIDVVLPSGRRRQYSLCGPPGRRTDYRIAIRRIADGGGGSIEMHDSYDVGDMLAFEGPRNAFYLGTAERDVLFVIGGIGVTPILPMIQVAQQRGIDWRAVYAGRSRDYMPLLDEVVAVAPERLTVWADDEHGRCATVDDLLADAGPATAVYVCGPSGMLEAVRLARNEHADAPLHYERFSPPPVVDGAPFQLELARSQRLLSVPANRSALDVMRDLDPTTPYSCQQGFCGTCKVKVLAGQVDHRGRTAVGDDEMLVCVSRAEADRLVIDA encoded by the coding sequence TTGCCTGTGCGGGAAAGCATCTGGACGAGTAGGCCGGCCGACCTGTACGGCCGGCGCGACCGTGACCGGCTCGGCACCGTACTGTGGGGCATCCGAATATTGTTCGACGGATTCACCTCCGTGTCGCGCTGGGAGCCGTCGCGGGTCAAGCCGGTGCCGCGCACCCAGACCGCCGTCGTCACGAAACGTGAGCTCGTCGCGCCCGATGTGGTCGCCGTGACTTTGGCCGACCCGCAGGGCGGTTTGCTTCCATCCTGGACACCCGGCGGGCATATCGACGTGGTGTTGCCTTCGGGCCGGCGACGCCAGTACTCGCTGTGCGGTCCGCCCGGGCGGCGCACGGACTACCGCATCGCCATCCGCCGAATCGCCGACGGCGGTGGCGGTTCGATCGAAATGCACGACTCGTACGACGTGGGCGATATGCTGGCATTCGAGGGTCCGCGCAACGCCTTTTATCTCGGCACGGCCGAGCGCGACGTGTTATTCGTGATCGGCGGCATCGGCGTCACGCCCATTCTGCCGATGATCCAGGTGGCCCAGCAGCGTGGAATCGATTGGCGTGCCGTCTATGCCGGGCGTAGCCGGGACTACATGCCGCTACTGGACGAAGTGGTCGCGGTGGCGCCCGAGCGGCTGACCGTGTGGGCCGACGATGAACACGGCCGGTGCGCCACCGTTGACGACCTGCTCGCCGATGCCGGGCCGGCGACGGCCGTCTACGTGTGCGGCCCGAGCGGCATGCTCGAGGCGGTCCGCCTGGCCCGAAACGAACACGCCGACGCACCCTTGCATTACGAGCGGTTCAGCCCCCCGCCGGTCGTCGACGGAGCTCCCTTCCAACTCGAGCTCGCGCGGTCGCAGCGACTGCTCAGCGTTCCGGCCAACCGCTCCGCGCTCGATGTCATGCGCGACCTCGATCCGACGACCCCGTATTCCTGCCAGCAGGGTTTCTGTGGGACGTGCAAGGTCAAAGTGCTTGCCGGACAGGTCGATCACCGCGGTCGTACGGCCGTGGGTGACGACGAGATGCTGGTCTGCGTGTCGCGGGCCGAAGCCGACCGGCTCGTCATCGACGCTTAA
- a CDS encoding Lrp/AsnC family transcriptional regulator: protein MTDRSTDIADRLRKAPKNVRPADLDDVDRRILSLLHADARITNNALADAVGIAASTCHGRVRRLVDLGVIRGFYTDIDPVAAGMPLQAMISVSLQSNARGKIRSFIHQIRGRRQVMDVYFLAGADDFLLHVAARDTEDLRSFVVENLNADADVAGTQTSLIFEHLRGAAPI, encoded by the coding sequence ATGACTGATAGGTCAACGGATATCGCGGACAGACTGAGGAAGGCGCCGAAGAATGTTCGGCCTGCCGACCTCGACGACGTGGACCGCAGAATTCTGAGTCTGCTGCACGCCGACGCGCGGATCACGAACAACGCGCTCGCTGACGCGGTCGGGATCGCTGCGTCGACGTGTCATGGCCGGGTGCGGCGGCTGGTGGACCTCGGTGTCATCCGGGGTTTCTACACCGACATCGACCCGGTCGCGGCTGGCATGCCGCTGCAGGCGATGATCTCGGTCAGCCTGCAATCCAATGCGCGCGGCAAGATCCGCAGCTTTATTCACCAGATTCGGGGCAGGCGGCAGGTGATGGATGTCTACTTCCTCGCCGGGGCAGACGATTTCCTCCTGCACGTCGCGGCCCGCGACACCGAGGACCTGCGTTCCTTCGTGGTGGAGAACCTCAACGCCGACGCCGACGTCGCCGGGACCCAGACCTCATTGATCTTCGAACATCTCCGCGGTGCCGCGCCCATCTAA
- a CDS encoding M16 family metallopeptidase produces MPPAQSRRPAADPALRRGKHTAAAKPEHQAGLRRTMLPGGLRVVTEHLPAVRSASVGVWVGVGSRDEGATVAGAAHFLEHLLFKSTPTRTAVDIAQSMDAVGGELNAFTAKEHTCYYAHVLDSDLELAVDLVADVVLNGRCAVKDVEVERGVVLEEIAMRDDDPEDALGDMFLSALFGDHPVGRPVIGTAQSVSAMTRAQLHSFHMRRYTPERMVVAVAGNVDHDEVIALVREHFGSRLVRGRQPVSPRKGAGRVSGHPGLSVAKRDAEQTHVLLGVRTPGRTWEHRWALSVLHTALGGGLSSRLFQEVRELRGLAYSVYSSVDMFSDSGALSVYAACLPERFSDVMRVTSDVLESVARDGITEAECRIAKGSMRGGIVLGLEDSSSRMSRIGRSELNYGKHRSIEHTLRQIDDVTVDEVNAVAGQLLAKRFGAAVLGPYASKRSLPQQLRAMVR; encoded by the coding sequence ATGCCGCCAGCTCAGTCTAGAAGGCCAGCAGCTGATCCAGCGCTGCGGCGGGGCAAGCACACCGCCGCAGCAAAACCCGAACACCAGGCCGGTTTGCGGCGCACGATGCTGCCGGGCGGGCTGCGAGTGGTCACCGAGCATCTGCCCGCGGTGCGCTCCGCGTCGGTCGGGGTGTGGGTCGGCGTCGGATCGCGAGATGAAGGCGCCACCGTTGCCGGTGCGGCGCACTTCCTCGAGCATCTGCTGTTCAAGTCGACGCCGACGCGGACGGCTGTGGACATTGCCCAGTCGATGGATGCCGTCGGCGGTGAGCTGAACGCGTTCACCGCCAAGGAGCACACCTGCTACTACGCGCACGTGCTCGACAGCGATCTGGAGCTGGCCGTCGACCTGGTCGCCGACGTGGTCCTCAACGGCCGCTGCGCCGTCAAGGACGTCGAGGTGGAACGCGGCGTCGTCCTCGAGGAAATCGCGATGCGCGACGACGACCCGGAGGACGCGCTGGGTGACATGTTCCTCTCGGCGCTCTTCGGTGATCATCCGGTCGGGCGTCCGGTTATCGGTACCGCGCAGTCCGTGTCGGCGATGACCCGGGCCCAGCTGCACTCCTTCCATATGCGGCGCTACACGCCGGAACGGATGGTCGTCGCGGTGGCCGGCAATGTCGACCACGACGAGGTGATCGCGTTGGTGCGGGAGCACTTCGGATCGCGTTTGGTGCGCGGGCGCCAGCCGGTTTCGCCGCGCAAAGGGGCCGGACGCGTGAGCGGCCACCCGGGACTTTCGGTGGCCAAGAGGGATGCCGAGCAGACGCACGTGCTGCTGGGCGTGCGCACTCCCGGACGCACCTGGGAACATCGCTGGGCGTTGTCGGTGCTGCACACCGCCCTGGGTGGCGGGCTGAGTTCCCGGCTGTTCCAAGAGGTTCGCGAACTACGCGGGCTGGCCTATTCGGTCTACTCGTCGGTCGACATGTTTTCCGACAGTGGTGCGCTGTCGGTGTATGCCGCGTGCTTGCCTGAGCGGTTCTCCGACGTGATGCGGGTGACCAGCGACGTGCTCGAATCGGTGGCACGCGACGGCATCACCGAGGCGGAATGCCGCATCGCCAAGGGCTCCATGCGTGGCGGGATCGTTCTCGGCCTGGAAGACTCCAGTTCTCGTATGAGCCGCATCGGTCGTAGCGAATTGAACTATGGGAAGCACCGCAGCATCGAGCACACCCTGCGGCAGATCGACGACGTCACCGTCGACGAGGTCAACGCGGTGGCCGGCCAGCTGCTGGCCAAGCGCTTCGGTGCCGCTGTCCTGGGTCCGTATGCTTCGAAACGATCTCTGCCGCAACAACTTCGGGCGATGGTACGGTAG
- a CDS encoding TetR/AcrR family transcriptional regulator, with translation MLEAALRSLASGEPGSVSANRIAKEIGATWGAVQYQFGDTDGFWAAVLHRTAKRREATFSTLSTPVRPSAPLRERVSAIIETLYRGLAAPDSRAIENLRAALPRDPDELERLYPRTAAELFSWGKSWLETCQNAFAGLDVDPDRVREAAALIPGAMRGLVSERQLGSFADLDMARRGLTNALVAYLEHSRTR, from the coding sequence ATGCTGGAGGCCGCGTTGCGGTCACTGGCCTCGGGCGAGCCGGGCTCGGTGTCGGCCAATCGCATCGCCAAGGAGATCGGCGCCACCTGGGGCGCCGTGCAGTATCAGTTCGGCGACACCGATGGGTTCTGGGCGGCCGTGCTGCACCGCACCGCCAAGCGACGCGAGGCGACGTTCTCGACACTGTCGACACCGGTCCGACCGAGCGCACCCCTGCGCGAGCGCGTCAGCGCCATCATCGAAACCCTCTACCGGGGCCTGGCGGCGCCGGATTCACGCGCGATCGAAAACCTGCGCGCCGCCCTGCCCCGCGACCCCGACGAGCTCGAGCGCCTCTACCCGCGAACGGCCGCCGAATTGTTCTCCTGGGGCAAGAGCTGGCTGGAAACCTGTCAGAACGCCTTCGCGGGGCTCGACGTCGACCCCGACCGGGTACGCGAGGCCGCCGCACTCATCCCGGGCGCGATGCGGGGCCTGGTATCGGAGCGCCAGCTGGGCTCGTTTGCCGATCTCGATATGGCCCGGCGCGGCCTGACCAACGCCCTGGTCGCGTATCTGGAGCACTCGCGGACGAGATGA
- a CDS encoding metal-dependent hydrolase: MFTVDDQAAGPHDASLDHERLVLEARDVAFDWAKLPVHYVPNEPFTTHMLNVLHLLLPAGEEFFVEVFKRALPLIKDDQLRLDVQGFIGQEAVHSQAHSGVLARFDAQGIDVTPYTGQIRWMFEKILGPRPGWSKRRQDSWLLEQVSFVSAIEHYTAILGEWILNTPAHDGIGTDPVMLDMLRWHGAEEVEHKAVAFDTMKHLRAGYWRQVRAQLVVSPAMLLLWIRGVRYLYSVDPQLPPGAKPRWRDYVNAARRGLLPGPLRFVRGIADYYRPGFHPSQLGGLGLAVDYLAVSPAARASH, translated from the coding sequence ATGTTCACCGTCGACGACCAGGCCGCAGGTCCGCACGACGCGTCACTCGACCACGAGCGGCTCGTGCTCGAGGCCCGTGATGTCGCATTCGACTGGGCGAAGCTTCCGGTCCACTACGTGCCCAACGAGCCGTTCACCACTCACATGCTCAACGTCCTGCACCTGCTGCTGCCCGCGGGTGAGGAATTCTTCGTCGAGGTGTTCAAGCGAGCACTGCCGTTGATCAAGGACGACCAGCTGCGACTGGATGTGCAGGGGTTCATCGGCCAGGAGGCGGTGCATTCTCAGGCACATTCGGGGGTGCTCGCCCGGTTCGACGCTCAGGGCATCGACGTGACGCCCTACACCGGCCAGATCCGGTGGATGTTCGAGAAGATCCTGGGGCCGCGGCCCGGGTGGAGCAAACGCCGACAGGACAGCTGGCTATTGGAGCAGGTGTCGTTCGTTTCCGCGATCGAGCATTACACGGCCATCTTGGGCGAGTGGATACTGAACACCCCCGCGCACGACGGGATCGGCACCGATCCGGTGATGCTGGACATGCTGCGCTGGCACGGCGCCGAAGAGGTCGAGCACAAGGCGGTCGCGTTCGACACCATGAAGCATCTGCGGGCCGGGTACTGGCGGCAGGTGCGCGCGCAGCTGGTCGTCTCGCCAGCGATGTTGCTGTTGTGGATTCGCGGTGTGCGGTATCTGTATTCCGTGGATCCACAACTGCCCCCGGGCGCCAAGCCGCGCTGGCGCGATTACGTCAACGCAGCCCGTCGGGGCCTGCTGCCCGGCCCGCTGCGATTCGTGCGCGGCATCGCCGATTACTACCGGCCGGGCTTCCACCCGTCACAGTTGGGCGGGCTCGGGCTGGCGGTCGACTATCTGGCCGTATCACCTGCCGCGAGGGCATCGCACTGA
- a CDS encoding SDR family oxidoreductase, with amino-acid sequence MSINFGFTPSNGVALAVHRYTEIDAARPTILAIHGWPDNHHVWDPIAEEFAQSYPGRYNFVAYDVRGAGESSRPAKQSGYAFEHLVSDLGAVIDSLGVEQVHLLAHDWGSIQAWAAITDDSVMDKIASFTSISGPHLQYAGRFLRSGRNPRTLAQVLGQLLASMYIGFFLCPVVPEVAFRSGIGVKVVEAVERIGRSSTRSQRRATPRSIADYVNGLNLYRANMPAPMLLPGRDLPQTNVAVQVLAPRKDLFVTPALQRFTGAIPPGGRVVSIEGGHWVVTSRPDVVARLTSEWVERSAGGPLAASEPSTPGGPHEIPGKLALITGAGAGIGRATAVELARHGAGKVVIVDRDLTAANETADAVRAACAEAAVYQVDVSDEESMNDLAAQVLIDHGVVDILVNNAGIGMAGRFLETSSQNWEDIIGVNLRGVISGTRAFGAQMVERGEGGTIINVASASAYLPSKSMVAYSTTKAAVLGFSESLRADFADEGITVTAVCPGFVNTDIAKNTVYAGMSTDEQARARDKADAAYRRRNYTPEATAEAIVKAVKTGPAVLPIAAESRIGYAMRRISPSAIRLLARLDLRPT; translated from the coding sequence ATGAGCATCAACTTCGGATTCACGCCATCCAATGGTGTCGCTCTGGCCGTGCATCGCTACACCGAAATCGACGCAGCGCGTCCGACCATCCTCGCCATTCACGGTTGGCCCGATAATCACCACGTCTGGGACCCGATCGCCGAAGAGTTCGCGCAGAGCTACCCCGGCCGATACAACTTCGTGGCCTACGATGTGCGCGGTGCCGGTGAATCATCGCGTCCGGCAAAGCAATCCGGGTATGCCTTCGAGCATTTGGTGTCGGACCTCGGCGCGGTGATCGACAGCCTCGGGGTCGAGCAGGTCCACCTGCTCGCGCACGACTGGGGCTCGATTCAGGCCTGGGCCGCCATCACCGACGACTCGGTGATGGACAAGATCGCCTCGTTCACCTCGATCTCGGGCCCGCATCTGCAATACGCGGGCAGGTTCCTGCGGTCGGGGCGCAATCCCCGGACGCTGGCCCAGGTCCTCGGGCAGCTGCTGGCGTCGATGTACATCGGCTTCTTTCTCTGCCCGGTCGTGCCCGAGGTCGCCTTCCGTTCCGGAATCGGCGTGAAGGTCGTTGAGGCGGTTGAGCGTATCGGCCGATCGAGCACCCGAAGTCAACGTCGCGCAACGCCGCGGTCGATCGCCGACTACGTCAACGGGTTGAACCTGTACCGGGCCAACATGCCCGCGCCGATGCTGCTGCCCGGGCGCGATCTGCCGCAGACCAACGTCGCGGTCCAGGTGCTGGCACCGCGCAAAGACCTGTTCGTGACTCCGGCCCTGCAACGGTTCACCGGCGCGATTCCCCCTGGGGGCAGGGTGGTTTCGATCGAAGGCGGTCATTGGGTCGTGACCTCGCGTCCCGATGTCGTGGCCCGGCTGACCAGCGAGTGGGTCGAGCGAAGCGCCGGCGGCCCGCTCGCCGCAAGCGAGCCGTCGACACCGGGCGGCCCACACGAGATACCGGGCAAGCTCGCCTTGATCACCGGTGCGGGTGCCGGCATCGGCCGGGCCACCGCGGTGGAGCTGGCGCGCCACGGTGCCGGCAAGGTGGTCATCGTCGATCGAGACCTCACGGCGGCCAACGAAACCGCGGACGCCGTTCGGGCCGCCTGCGCCGAGGCCGCGGTGTACCAGGTCGATGTCAGCGACGAGGAGTCGATGAATGATCTTGCCGCACAGGTCCTTATCGACCACGGCGTGGTCGATATCCTGGTGAACAATGCCGGTATCGGGATGGCAGGTCGATTCCTGGAGACGAGCTCGCAAAACTGGGAAGACATCATCGGGGTCAATCTGCGCGGCGTCATCTCCGGCACCAGGGCATTCGGTGCGCAGATGGTCGAGCGCGGCGAGGGCGGGACGATCATCAACGTGGCGTCCGCCTCGGCATACCTCCCCTCGAAATCCATGGTCGCCTACAGCACCACGAAGGCGGCGGTGCTGGGGTTCAGCGAATCGCTGCGGGCCGACTTCGCCGACGAGGGCATTACCGTCACCGCCGTGTGCCCCGGATTCGTCAACACCGACATCGCAAAAAACACCGTCTACGCCGGCATGTCGACCGACGAGCAGGCGCGCGCCCGAGACAAGGCCGACGCGGCCTATCGGCGACGCAACTACACGCCGGAAGCCACCGCCGAGGCGATCGTCAAGGCCGTCAAGACCGGTCCGGCCGTGTTGCCGATCGCCGCGGAGTCCAGAATCGGTTACGCGATGCGTCGGATCAGCCCCTCGGCGATTCGGCTGCTCGCGCGGTTGGACTTACGGCCAACGTGA
- a CDS encoding TetR/AcrR family transcriptional regulator, producing the protein MDLQVQKLTRKGAATRRRIIEGAAEEIRANGVVATTLDHILARTRTSKSQLFHYFPGGRDDLLLTVAEHEADLVLAEQQPYLGELTSWAAWQRWRDAVVERYRRQARSCPISVLISELGRSSPDTQAVTARLIQQWRDQITAGIRCLQDQGKIDHRVDANRSAAALLAGIQGGAGILFATGDASFLEAAIDGAITALRTATK; encoded by the coding sequence ATGGACTTGCAAGTCCAAAAGCTGACCAGAAAGGGCGCCGCCACGCGGCGCCGAATCATCGAGGGCGCCGCCGAAGAGATCCGTGCCAACGGTGTGGTGGCGACCACCTTGGACCACATCTTGGCCCGAACCCGAACGTCGAAGAGTCAACTGTTCCACTACTTTCCCGGGGGCCGGGACGACTTGCTGCTGACGGTGGCTGAGCACGAGGCCGATTTGGTGTTGGCCGAACAACAGCCGTACCTTGGCGAGCTGACCTCATGGGCCGCGTGGCAGCGGTGGCGCGACGCCGTCGTCGAGCGCTACCGCCGTCAGGCACGGTCCTGTCCGATCTCCGTGCTGATATCCGAACTGGGTCGTTCCTCCCCCGACACCCAGGCCGTCACGGCGAGACTGATCCAGCAATGGCGTGACCAGATCACCGCGGGCATTCGGTGCTTGCAGGATCAGGGCAAAATCGATCATCGCGTGGACGCCAACCGCAGCGCTGCCGCGCTACTGGCCGGCATTCAGGGGGGAGCCGGAATCCTTTTCGCTACCGGCGACGCGAGTTTCCTCGAAGCCGCGATCGACGGCGCCATCACCGCTCTGCGGACGGCTACCAAATAG